In a single window of the Equus quagga isolate Etosha38 chromosome 7, UCLA_HA_Equagga_1.0, whole genome shotgun sequence genome:
- the CHTF18 gene encoding chromosome transmission fidelity protein 18 homolog, whose amino-acid sequence MEDYERELHGVEDDFHSQFAAELEVLAELEGSAGLSPCGRPRPAFEEAAAGGDVAARCSPGGPPGSRAGGAGKRPLAADVPRDEPLPPTPKVKRPRLEAVKRLNFGPHDMQELLVPDSPPRDITPPPSPEVPAELWGEGPLDAGAEVGLMQASPAPRNPVLRRPPVLEDYVNVTSTGGNRAFLVLRADSVGAGVQSRFLDVRWRGRGQLDLLGVSFASLKEQVDSERRQQLLEEAQRLSDTLHSLNQEEAEEKAQLSGAPEEEPAGSQDTSQHCLWVDEFAPQHYTELLSDDFTNRCLLKWLKLWDLVVFGRERPTRKPRPSVEPARVGKEATASSKWKSHEQVLEEMLEAELDPRGRPRQKVALLCGPPGLGKTTLAHVIARHAGYCVVEMNASDDRSPEAFRTRIEAATQMESVLGAGGKPNCLVIDEIDGAPTAAINVLLSILDRKGPQEAEPGVLVEPAGGGRRRRAEGGLLMRPIICICNDQFAPSLRQLKQQAFLLHFPPTLPSRLVQRLQEISLRQGMQADPGALAALCEKTDNDIRACINTLQFLHGRGQRELSVRAVQTTHVGLKDQRKGLFSVWQEIFQLPRSQRRRVGQDPTLPTHTLLLVDGHAGLGPHAAEVPLSMASQRFYHVLHVAASAGEHEKVVQGLFDNFLRLRLRDSSLGTVCTALDWLAFDDLLGRAAHHGQSFQLLRYLPFLPAAFHLLFASSHVPRIAFPSSQQEAQNRTNRTQNLIQTLVSGIAPATRSQTAPQALVLDALCLLLDILSPKLRPVSTQLYSAREKQQLASLVGTMLAYSLTYRQERTPDGQYVYRLEPNVEEVCRFPELPVRKPLTYQAKQLIAQEILVEKMRRVEVVAQAGDNPQDKGPPGAYGALGNPGEKGVQPPTPHSQEHSHEQRLERILRRAALEEQPERDFFGRVVVRRAAATSAEDRVPETDAAERRMGTAVGRSDVWFRFKEGVSNAVRRSLYVRDLL is encoded by the exons ATGGAGGACTACGAGCGAGAGCTGCACGGCGTGGAGGACGACTTCCACAGCCAGTTCGCGGCCGAGCTCGAGGTGCTGGCCGAGCTGGAAG GGAGCGCGGGCCTGTCACCCTGCGGGCGCCCCCGGCCCGCGTTCGAGGAGGCCGCGGCTGGAGGGGACGTCGCCGCCCGCTGCTCCCCCGGTGGACCTCCAGGGAGCCGCGCGGGCGGTGCCGGGAAGAGGCCGCTGGCCGCCGACGTCCCGAGGGACGAGCCCCTGCCCCCCA CCCCCAAGGTCAAAAGGCCCAGGTTGGAGGCCGTCAAGAGGCTGAACTTCGGGCCCCACGACATGCAAGAGCTGCTGGTTCCTGACTCCCCGCCTCGGGACATCACCCCCCCACCGAGTCCCGAGGTCCCCGCTGAGCTGTGGGGTGAGGG GCCCTTGGATGCTGGTGCCGAAGTGGGTCTCATGCAGGCCTCGCCGGCACCCCGCAATCCTGTCCTGAGGCGGCCCCCTGTCCTGGAGGACTATGTCAACGTGACCTCCACGGGTGGCAACCGGGCTTTTCTGGTGCTGCGAGCTGACTCAGTGGGTGCTGGGGTGCAG AGCCGTTTCCTTGATGTCCGGTGGCGTGGCCGTGGTCAGTTGGACCTGCTGGGTGTGTCCTTTGCCTCCCTGAAGGAGCAAGTGGACAGCGAG CGGCGGCAGCAGCTGCTCGAGGAGGCCCAGCGGCTCTCAGACACGTTGCACAG CCTCaaccaggaggaggcagaggaaaaggcCCAGCTCTCGGGGGCCCCTGAGGAGGAGCCGGCCGGCAGCCAAGACACCTCCCAGCACTGCCTCTGGGTGGATGAGTTTGCGCCCCAGCACTACACGGAGCTGCTCAGTGACGAT TTCACCAACCGCTGCCTGCTGAAGTGGCTGAAGCTGTGGGACTTGGTGGTGTTCGGCCGAGAGAGGCCAACCCGGAAGCCCAGGCCCAGTGTGGAGCCGGCTCGAGTTGGCAAGGAGGCCACAGCCTCCAGCAAGTGGAAGAGCCACGAGCAGGTGCTGGAGGAGATGCTGGAGGCCGAGCTGGACCCACGCGGGCGGCCCCGGCAGAAG GTGGCGCTTCTGTGTGGGCCTCCAGGGCTGGGCAAGACCACCCTGGCCCACGTGATCGCGCGGCACGCGGGCTACTGCGTGGTGGAGATGAATGCGAG TGACGACCGCAGCCCCGAGGCCTTCCGTACGCGCATTGAAGCAGCCACGCAGATGGAGTCAGTGCTGGGTGCTGGCGGGAAGCCCAACTGTCTGGTCATCGACGAGATCGACGGCGCCCCCACG GCTGCCATCAACGTTCTCCTGAGCATCCTGGACCGCAAAGGCCCGCAGGAGGCGGAGCCAGGGGTCCTGGTCGAGCCTGCGGGTGGGGGGCGGCGACGCCGGGCGGAGGGGGGGCTCCTGATGAGGCCCATCATCTGCATCTGCAACGACCA GTTTGCGCCCTCCCTGCGGCAGCTGAAGCAGCAGGCTTTCCTGCTCCACTTCCCGCCCACGCTGCCCTCACGGCTCGTGCAGCGGCTCCAGGAG ATCTCCCTGCGGCAGGGCATGCAGGCCGACCCAGGCGCACTGGCGGCCCTCTGTGAGAAGACAGACAATGACATCCGCGCCTGCATCAATACACTGCAG TTCCTGCATGGGCGCGGCCAGCGGGAGCTGAGCGTGCGGGCCGTGCAGACCACACACGTTGGCCTCAAGGACCAGCGGAAGGGGCTGTTCTCCGTGTGGCAGGAGATCTTCCAGCTGCCGCGGTCCCAGAG GCGGCGCGTGGGCCAGGACCCAACCCTGCCCACCCACACACTCCTGCTCGTTGATGGGCATGCGGGCCTGGGACCCCACGCGGCAGAGGTGCCTCTGAGCATGGCCTCACAGCGGTTCTACCACGTCTTGCACGTGGCTGCCTCTGCAGGCGAGCACGAGAAGGTGGTCCAG GGCCTGTTTGACAACTTCCTGCGCCTGCGGCTGCGGGACTCCAGCCTGGGCACTGTGTGCACGGCCCTCGACTGGCTGGCCTTCGACGACCTGCTGGGCCGGGCCGCCCATCATGGCCAGAGCTTCCAGCTGCTGCGCTACCTGCCCTTCCTGCCCGCGGCCTTCCACCTGCTGTTTGCCTCCAGCCACGTGCCGAGGATCGCCTTCCCTAGCAGCCAGCAGGAG GCCCAGAACCGGACAAACCGGACGCAGAACTTGATCCAGACACTGGTGTCGGGCATCGCGCCAGCCACCCGCAGCCAAACTGCACCCCAGGCCCTTGTCCTGGACGCCCTCTGTCTGCTCCTGGACATCCTCTCTCCCAAGCTGCGCCCC GTGAGCACACAGCTGTATAGTGCCCGTGAGAAGCAGCAGTTGGCCAGCCTTGTGGGCACCATGTTGGCCTACAGCTTGACCTACCGTCAGGAGCGCACGCCCGACGGGCAGTATGTCTACAGGCTGGAGCC GAACGTGGAGGAGGTCTGCCGCTTTCCTGAGCTGCCCGTCCGCAAGCCCCTCACCTACCAGGCCAAGCAGCTCATTGCCCAAGAGATCCTAGTGGAGAAGATGAGGCGGGTGGAGGTCGTGGCCCAGGCTGGGGACAACCCTCAG GACAAGGGTCCCCCTGGGGCCTATGGTGCGCTGGGGAACCCTGGGGAGAAAGGGGTGCAGCCACCCACGCCGCACAGCCAGGAGCACAGCCACGAGCAGCGTCTGGAGCGCATCCTGCGGAGAGCGGccctggaggagcag CCCGAGAGGGACTTCTTCGGCCGTGTGGTGGTCAGGAGAGCAGCAGCGACCAGCGCAG AGGACAGGGTCCCCGAGACGGACGCGGCCGAGCGGCGCATGGGCACTGCGGTGGGCAGGAGCGACGTCTGGTTCCGCTTCAAGGAGGGCGTCTCCAACGCCGTGCGGCGCAGCCTGTACGTCAGGGACCTCCTGTAG
- the RPUSD1 gene encoding RNA pseudouridylate synthase domain-containing protein 1 produces MEPGSVENLCIVYRSRDFLVVNKHWDVRIDSKTWRETLTLQKQLRHRFPELADPDTYYGFRFCHQLDFSTSGALCVALNKAAAGSAYRCFKERRVTKAYLALVRGHIQESQMTVSYAIGRNSTEGRAHTMCIEGTQGCENPKPSLTELVVLELGLYAGDPVSKVLLQPLTGRTHQLRVHCSALGHPVVGDLTYGQASGGEDQPFRMMLHAFYLRIPMHTECVEVCTSDPFVPALDPCWSPHTLVQPLDQLIQTLRAAPDPDPTEGGPGPCSPSTPLPGPGQPPPPPAKPPAKPPETEAQRASCLQWLSEWTLEPDH; encoded by the exons ATGGAGCCAGGCAGCGTGGAGAACCTGTGCATCGTGTACCGCAGCCGTGACTTCCTGGTGGTGAACAAGCACTGGGATGTGCGTATCGACAGCAAGACATGGCGGGAGACGCTGACCCTCCAGAAGCAGCTGCGGCACCGCTTCCCGGAGCTGGCTGACCCTGACACCTACTACGGGTTCAG GTTCTGCCACCAGCTGGACTTCTCCACCAGCGGGGCACTGTGCGTGGCCCTGAACAAGGCAGCCGCGGGCAGTGCTTACAGGTGCTTCAAGGAGCGCCGCGTCACCAAGGCCTACCTGGCCCTG GTGCGGGGACACATCCAGGAAAGCCAGATGACTGTCAGCTATGCCATTGGCAGGAACAGCACAGAGGGCCGGGCCCACACCATGTGCATCGAGGGCACGCAGG GCTGTGAGAACCCAAAGCCGAGCCTCACAGAGCTCGTGGTCCTGGAGCTTGGGCTGTACGCGGGGGACCCCGTGTCCAAAGTGCTCCTACAGCCTCTCACAG GCCGGACGCACCAGCTCCGCGTGCACTGCAGCGCCCTTGGCCACCCCGTCGTGGGGGACCTGACGTACGGCCAGGCCTCGGGCGGGGAGGACCAGCCCTTCCGCATGATGCTGCACGCCTTCTATCTGCGCATCCCCATGCACACAGAGTGCGTGGAGGTCTGCACCTCTGACCCCTTCGTGCCCGCCCTTGATCCTTGCTGGAGCCCCCACACCCTGGTGCAGCCGCTGGACCAGCTCATCCAGACCCTGCGGGCCGCCCCCGACCCTGACCCCACAGAAgggggccctgggccctgcagccCTTCCACACCCCTGCCTGggccgggccagcccccaccgCCCCCCGCGAAGCCCCCTGCGAAGCCCCCTGAGACAGAGGCGCAGCGGGCCTCATGCTTACAGTGGCTGTCAGAGTGGACGTTGGAGCCAGACCACTGA